A window from Culex pipiens pallens isolate TS chromosome 3, TS_CPP_V2, whole genome shotgun sequence encodes these proteins:
- the LOC120430930 gene encoding uncharacterized protein LOC120430930, producing MTINEKTRLLPKDYQKSYVIPIPQEDINNNNNNNNDSDYDYGSYALTKAELSSYIDDPFWIRVRYICFSLYWLLCLVALFISCYIAVSALESGLCTGGPSLNGDSNSSLGSTTVITPIQTTEATLVSATDDGSGVIFRLLSQPA from the exons ATGACCATCAACGAGAAGACTCGACTTTTGCCCAAGGATTACCAAAAGTCGTACGTGATTCCGATTCCCCAGGAGGAcatcaacaacaataacaacaacaataacgaCAGTGATTATGACTA tGGCTCGTACGCCCTCACCAAAGCAGAACTTTCCTCCTACATCGACGACCCGTTCTGGATTCGAGTCCGTTACATCTGCTTCTCGCTGTACTGGTTGCTCTGCCTGGTGGCACTGTTCATCTCCTGCTACATCGCCGTATCCGCTCTGGAGAGTGGTCTCTGCACGGGAGGACCCTCCCTCAACGGTGACAGCAACAGCTCACTTGGCAGCACTACCGTCATCACACCCATCCAGACAACTGAGGCAACACTAGTGTCCGCtacggatgatggttccggagtCATCTTTCGGTTGCTTAGCCAACCGGCTTAG